In the Paenibacillus sp. FSL H7-0357 genome, one interval contains:
- a CDS encoding efflux RND transporter permease subunit, whose amino-acid sequence MKSLINFSLKNKFAIWLLTIIIVFAGLYSGLTMKQETLPNISIPYLSVTTIYPGAAPEGVVNDVSKPLEQKLRNVDGVKMITSTSLENASNIQIEFDYGANLDNATAAVREALNDVALPDDAQKPTISRFSLSSLPVISLSLSDDKSGDLEELTRIAENDIRPALEDIEGVASVQISGQYVKEVSLKFNQDKLKQYGLTEDTIKGLVQASSLRVPLGLFEMEKSQKAVVVDGNITTVDDLKNLTIPLVPSAAGAQAGAGGAASAGGGAVAGGAGAASTGTAGTGAAGTGAGAGAAVPTGLPTVKLGELASIEVIGKSESISRTNGKESIGIQIVKSNDANTVEVVNSVKDTTKELKQQYKSMDLTVLLDQGKPIEDSVNTMLSKAVFGALFAVLIILLFLRNIRSTIISIISIPLSLLIAVLCLRQMDITLNMMTLGAMTVAIGRVVDDSIVVIENIYRRMTLSGEKLRGRELISAATSEMFVPIMSSTIVTIAVFLPLAFVSGMVGELFLPFALTMVFSLLASLVVAITLVPALAHTLFRNGLKKGKKNHEEKPGKMALGYQKILNWCLSHKLVTFGVAVLLLVGSLFLIKPIGVSFMPSQEDKSVIMTYAPKAGQTAEDVQEQGLKAEKYILAQEHIDNMQYSIGGGGFMGMGSSNSGLFYITYDSDTPDFDTVKENLIEGLTKEVPEGVWGDMSGMMGGGLGGNTLTVNIFGDTLDQLKPVADEIAGIVNADTANFKDGETSLAEGYEQYTVVADQAKLSSLGLTAGQIAMKLSPVNARPVMTEVEVDGKNYNVYIEADTHTYSSIQEMEEATLTSPLGFTVPIGEVAKIENGTSPDSITRIDGKMSVNVTAEIIATDVNSASNDVKEKIEALELPDGVTISFGGVTEQINETFGQLGLAMAAAIAIVYFVLVVTFGGGLAPFAILFSLPFTVIGALVALLLAGETLNVSSLMGALMLIGIVVTNAIVLIDRVIHKEKEGMSTRQALLEAGGTRLRPILMTALATIGALLPLVTGLENSAGIISKGLGVTVIGGLISSTLLTLVVVPVVYEFLMKFRSKKVIE is encoded by the coding sequence ATGAAAAGCTTAATTAATTTCTCGCTTAAGAACAAATTCGCGATATGGCTGCTAACCATTATTATCGTATTCGCCGGTTTGTACAGCGGCCTGACCATGAAGCAGGAAACCCTGCCTAATATCAGTATTCCTTATCTCAGTGTAACAACGATTTATCCAGGTGCGGCACCGGAGGGTGTTGTGAATGATGTCAGCAAGCCGCTGGAGCAGAAACTCCGCAATGTGGATGGCGTCAAGATGATCACTTCCACCTCGCTCGAGAATGCTTCCAACATCCAAATCGAGTTTGATTACGGTGCGAATCTGGATAATGCCACAGCTGCCGTTCGTGAAGCCCTGAACGATGTCGCTCTGCCGGATGATGCCCAGAAGCCGACCATTTCCCGCTTCAGCCTTAGCTCACTGCCGGTTATCTCGCTCAGTCTGTCCGATGACAAATCCGGGGATCTGGAAGAGCTGACCCGCATCGCGGAGAATGATATCCGTCCTGCCCTGGAGGATATCGAAGGTGTTGCTTCCGTGCAGATTTCCGGACAATACGTCAAGGAAGTCTCCCTGAAATTCAACCAGGACAAACTGAAGCAATACGGGCTGACAGAGGATACCATTAAAGGCCTCGTTCAAGCCTCCTCTCTGCGTGTTCCGCTGGGACTATTCGAAATGGAGAAATCACAAAAGGCCGTTGTTGTAGACGGCAATATTACCACAGTAGACGATCTTAAGAATTTGACAATTCCGCTTGTGCCTTCAGCTGCGGGCGCACAAGCAGGTGCTGGTGGTGCTGCTAGTGCCGGCGGTGGTGCTGTTGCCGGTGGTGCTGGTGCAGCCAGTACTGGTACTGCTGGTACTGGTGCCGCTGGAACAGGCGCGGGCGCAGGTGCTGCAGTACCAACAGGCCTGCCGACGGTGAAGCTGGGTGAGCTTGCCTCCATTGAGGTTATCGGCAAGTCCGAATCCATCTCCCGTACCAACGGCAAAGAATCTATCGGGATTCAAATTGTTAAGTCCAATGACGCCAACACCGTTGAAGTTGTAAACAGCGTTAAAGATACAACGAAAGAATTGAAGCAACAGTATAAATCTATGGATCTTACGGTTCTGCTCGACCAAGGCAAGCCGATTGAGGATTCCGTAAACACTATGCTGTCCAAGGCAGTCTTTGGCGCTTTGTTCGCCGTACTGATCATTCTGCTGTTCCTGCGGAATATCCGTTCAACTATCATCTCGATCATTTCTATTCCCTTGTCGCTGCTTATCGCTGTTCTATGCCTGCGTCAAATGGATATCACGCTCAACATGATGACGCTAGGCGCGATGACCGTCGCCATCGGGCGGGTTGTCGATGACTCGATTGTCGTCATTGAGAATATATACCGGCGTATGACGTTGTCGGGTGAGAAGCTGCGCGGCCGGGAGCTGATAAGCGCGGCTACAAGCGAAATGTTCGTGCCGATTATGTCTTCTACAATTGTAACGATCGCCGTATTCCTTCCGCTTGCTTTTGTCAGCGGCATGGTGGGCGAACTGTTCCTGCCGTTTGCACTGACCATGGTATTCTCCCTGCTCGCTTCTCTGGTTGTGGCGATTACACTTGTGCCGGCACTGGCGCATACGCTGTTCCGTAACGGACTGAAGAAAGGCAAGAAAAACCATGAAGAGAAACCGGGCAAAATGGCTCTGGGTTATCAGAAGATTCTGAACTGGTGCCTTTCCCATAAGCTGGTTACTTTCGGGGTTGCGGTTCTGTTGCTGGTTGGCAGCTTGTTCCTGATCAAACCAATCGGGGTAAGCTTCATGCCTTCACAGGAAGATAAGAGTGTCATCATGACCTATGCACCTAAAGCCGGACAAACCGCTGAAGATGTCCAGGAACAAGGACTGAAGGCTGAGAAGTACATTCTGGCCCAAGAGCATATCGACAACATGCAATATTCCATCGGTGGCGGTGGATTTATGGGAATGGGCTCCAGCAATTCAGGTCTCTTCTATATTACCTATGACAGTGATACTCCAGATTTCGACACAGTTAAGGAAAATCTGATTGAAGGGCTGACCAAAGAGGTGCCGGAAGGCGTGTGGGGCGATATGTCCGGCATGATGGGCGGAGGCCTTGGCGGCAATACGCTGACCGTGAATATTTTTGGCGACACCCTGGATCAGTTGAAACCGGTAGCCGATGAGATAGCAGGCATCGTGAATGCAGATACCGCTAATTTCAAGGATGGGGAAACCAGCCTTGCTGAAGGTTACGAACAATACACCGTGGTTGCCGATCAAGCGAAGCTAAGTTCGCTTGGCCTCACTGCCGGACAGATTGCCATGAAGCTGAGTCCGGTTAATGCCCGCCCTGTAATGACAGAGGTGGAAGTGGATGGCAAAAACTATAATGTCTATATTGAAGCCGACACTCATACGTACAGCAGTATTCAGGAAATGGAAGAGGCTACGCTAACCTCACCGCTGGGCTTTACAGTGCCGATCGGCGAAGTAGCGAAGATTGAGAACGGTACATCGCCGGACTCGATTACCCGCATTGACGGTAAAATGAGCGTTAATGTGACCGCTGAAATCATTGCTACCGATGTAAACAGCGCTTCAAATGACGTGAAGGAAAAGATCGAAGCCCTGGAGCTGCCTGACGGAGTTACCATCTCCTTCGGCGGCGTTACCGAACAAATCAATGAAACCTTCGGCCAGCTCGGACTTGCGATGGCGGCCGCTATTGCCATTGTATATTTTGTGCTTGTTGTTACTTTCGGCGGCGGTCTGGCACCGTTCGCGATCCTGTTCTCACTGCCATTCACTGTGATCGGAGCACTCGTCGCTCTGTTGCTGGCAGGAGAAACCCTGAACGTCTCTTCACTGATGGGGGCACTGATGCTGATCGGTATCGTCGTAACGAATGCGATCGTACTGATTGACCGGGTTATTCACAAGGAAAAAGAAGGAATGTCTACCCGTCAGGCACTGCTTGAAGCCGGAGGCACCCGCTTGCGTCCAATTCTAATGACGGCACTCGCCACGATCGGCGCTCTGCTGCCGCTGGTTACAGGACTTGAGAACAGTGCCGGCATTATCTCTAAAGGACTTGGTGTGACCGTTATTGGCGGTCTGATCAGCTCCACCCTGCTGACACTGGTCGTTGTACCTGTAGTCTATGAATTCCTGATGAAATTCCGCAGCAAAAAGGTTATTGAATAG
- a CDS encoding TorD/DmsD family molecular chaperone, which produces MTITTVPSLVVPEAFSRWLESRGLIYQILVDFYGRKPTLSLVAQWSRNRQMSVAAEMTEGGRELKRYLCSQEPAQLPLICEKENREYKRLMNELPREAAQLGREQEFCNVLSDVYASAGIVFKKCGGEADDHIAIELEFMAVLHERMLYNSFSVRSAMELLEIQENFLEEHLLRWTPQFCERLNAATDSPLYLGLSHMLEEFLPQDLQMLRAWKSSLESSAAAMV; this is translated from the coding sequence ATGACGATAACAACAGTTCCATCACTTGTCGTGCCGGAGGCATTTAGCCGCTGGCTGGAGAGCCGGGGATTAATATATCAGATTTTAGTTGATTTTTACGGGAGAAAACCAACGCTTTCGCTGGTTGCCCAGTGGAGCCGCAACCGCCAAATGAGCGTAGCGGCGGAAATGACGGAGGGCGGAAGAGAGCTGAAGCGTTATCTGTGTAGCCAGGAGCCTGCCCAGCTTCCGCTGATCTGCGAGAAGGAGAACCGCGAATACAAGCGGCTGATGAACGAACTGCCGCGTGAAGCTGCCCAGTTGGGCCGTGAGCAGGAATTCTGCAACGTGCTCTCCGATGTGTACGCTTCGGCGGGGATAGTGTTCAAGAAATGCGGCGGCGAAGCCGATGACCATATCGCTATTGAGCTGGAATTTATGGCCGTGCTGCATGAACGGATGCTGTATAACAGCTTCTCGGTGAGAAGTGCCATGGAATTGCTGGAAATCCAGGAGAACTTCCTGGAAGAGCACTTACTGAGATGGACACCACAATTCTGCGAAAGACTGAATGCAGCTACAGACAGTCCTTTATATCTGGGACTCAGCCATATGCTGGAGGAATTTCTGCCGCAGGATCTGCAGATGCTGCGCGCCTGGAAGTCTTCGCTGGAGAGCAGCGCGGCAGCCATGGTTTAG
- the moaA gene encoding GTP 3',8-cyclase MoaA, with amino-acid sequence MEPLTDPFGRLHDYIRISVTDRCNLRCIYCMPAEGMQFQPQDEIMSYEEITAVVEALAPLGLSKVRLTGGEPLVRKDLEKLVSMISAIPGIKDISLTTNGLMLPAKAALLKQAGLSRVNISLDSLKQERFAMITRGGDVAKVLKGIEAAEAAGLSPIKLNVVLMKGINDDEIKDFISLTLHSPLNVRFIEYMPIGSASDSWRQTYLPLETVVEACTEAGWATEEAELPSGNGPSQNRRVVGAQGTFGLIHPVSEHFCDNCNRLRLTADGHIKACLYWADEYNVRPLTADPAAVQALFRQALGNKPHNHEMALALEKKAQSHTPTVRRMSQIGG; translated from the coding sequence ATGGAACCGCTGACGGACCCTTTTGGACGTTTACATGACTATATCCGCATTTCGGTTACAGACCGCTGCAACCTGCGCTGCATTTATTGTATGCCGGCGGAAGGAATGCAATTCCAACCGCAGGACGAGATTATGAGCTATGAAGAAATTACCGCTGTGGTGGAGGCGCTGGCGCCCCTGGGTCTGAGTAAAGTCCGGCTGACCGGGGGAGAACCGCTGGTCCGCAAGGATCTGGAGAAGCTTGTCTCCATGATTTCCGCCATACCGGGTATTAAAGATATATCATTAACCACGAATGGTCTCATGCTTCCGGCTAAAGCTGCCCTGCTAAAACAGGCAGGCTTGTCGCGGGTGAATATCAGCCTCGATTCGCTCAAACAGGAGCGCTTCGCGATGATTACCCGCGGCGGAGATGTCGCCAAGGTGCTGAAGGGAATAGAAGCCGCTGAAGCAGCGGGGCTCTCCCCGATCAAGCTGAATGTTGTGCTGATGAAAGGCATCAATGATGATGAAATTAAGGATTTCATCTCGCTGACCCTGCACAGCCCGCTGAATGTGCGGTTCATCGAATATATGCCGATCGGCAGCGCAAGCGATTCCTGGCGCCAGACTTATTTGCCGCTGGAGACGGTCGTAGAAGCCTGTACCGAAGCAGGCTGGGCAACCGAGGAAGCGGAGTTGCCCTCGGGCAACGGCCCTTCGCAGAACCGGCGGGTGGTCGGAGCGCAGGGAACCTTCGGGCTGATCCACCCGGTCAGCGAGCATTTCTGCGATAACTGCAACCGGCTGCGGCTCACTGCGGACGGTCATATCAAAGCCTGCCTGTATTGGGCGGATGAGTATAACGTACGGCCCCTGACCGCTGATCCGGCGGCGGTGCAAGCCCTGTTCCGCCAGGCGCTCGGCAACAAGCCGCATAACCATGAGATGGCGCTGGCGCTGGAGAAAAAGGCGCAGAGCCATACTCCGACGGTTCGCCGCATGTCGCAAATCGGCGGCTAG
- a CDS encoding LysE/ArgO family amino acid transporter: MTEAIVHGIILAFGLILPLGVQNIFVFNQGALHPQFRGALPVILTAALCDSLLIAAAVGGVSLVLLSLDWLTPVVLGAGTLFLCFMGWKIWAAAPAKGEAKRLSLKGQVGYALSVSLLNPHALMDTVGVIGTNALQYAGSERWVFAAAAAGVSWVWFIGLAAAGRMLGKADSSGKAVRLMNKASAVLIWGIALYMGFQLWVSF; the protein is encoded by the coding sequence ATGACGGAAGCAATAGTGCATGGAATAATATTGGCATTTGGGCTTATTTTACCGCTGGGGGTACAAAATATATTCGTCTTTAACCAAGGGGCGCTGCATCCGCAGTTTCGCGGTGCCCTGCCCGTTATTCTGACGGCTGCCCTGTGCGATAGTCTGCTTATTGCTGCTGCTGTCGGCGGGGTGTCGCTGGTTCTGCTCTCACTGGATTGGCTGACGCCGGTCGTCTTGGGGGCGGGCACCTTATTTCTTTGTTTTATGGGCTGGAAAATATGGGCCGCCGCTCCGGCAAAAGGAGAAGCAAAACGGCTATCGCTGAAAGGGCAGGTGGGTTATGCTTTGTCGGTATCCCTGCTGAATCCGCATGCTCTGATGGACACGGTTGGTGTTATCGGCACCAATGCACTGCAATATGCCGGGAGTGAACGCTGGGTGTTCGCGGCAGCTGCCGCAGGGGTATCCTGGGTATGGTTCATCGGACTAGCGGCAGCAGGGAGAATGCTCGGGAAAGCCGACTCCTCCGGCAAGGCGGTCAGGCTGATGAACAAGGCTTCGGCGGTGCTGATCTGGGGAATTGCCCTCTATATGGGCTTTCAATTGTGGGTAAGCTTTTAG
- a CDS encoding aminotransferase-like domain-containing protein, with the protein MTRQRRSDHPLTASPSAVPPVQSASLDDSASLSGHWKPDPSSPLPLHRQISAYFIGKISSGAWPPGMRLIPQRELCRQLGVNRSTVVTALGQLAALGLIEGSRGGGTRVTASSRAGASGPDAAARSTGAAGQFGGNWNDYVEEGIHYPNLPAVQAINRLEYEAGLIRLGTGEPAPGLLPGESMRQVLLELAQNPLPPLSYEEPLGSLSLRRAVSQELSKNGIAADPSSILITSGALQGLQLIALGLLPRGSTVLLEKPSYLYSIHAFQSAGVKFSGLPMDKDGLLPDQLAAAAIRSKAAMLYTIPSFHNPTGIVMDAGRRNALMDIAGGLGLPILEDGAYQDLWLDDRPPNPLKARDREGRVLHLGTLSKAASPGLRIGWIVGPEPVVRRLADIKMQTDYGASSLSQLAAARWLEGGYHEQHLILLRGKLRRRRDFMLQLLDIHFAGLASWSIPAGGFYIWLSLNGTLSLRRLFKAALQAGVLLNTGDLYDRSDSRHLRLSFAYASEDEMEHGIAALANIIINQMT; encoded by the coding sequence TTGACGCGCCAACGCCGATCAGACCATCCACTTACAGCCTCACCCTCGGCAGTTCCCCCTGTCCAATCCGCTTCCCTTGATGATTCTGCAAGTTTAAGCGGCCATTGGAAGCCGGATCCCTCTTCACCGCTGCCCCTGCACAGACAAATCTCAGCCTATTTCATCGGCAAAATCTCCAGCGGCGCCTGGCCTCCCGGCATGCGGCTTATCCCGCAGCGCGAGCTATGCCGTCAGCTTGGCGTCAACCGCAGCACGGTTGTCACCGCGCTCGGGCAGCTCGCTGCACTCGGCTTGATCGAAGGCAGTCGGGGCGGAGGAACCCGGGTTACCGCTTCAAGCAGGGCTGGAGCCTCCGGGCCGGATGCAGCGGCCCGCTCCACTGGAGCTGCGGGCCAGTTTGGCGGCAACTGGAATGACTACGTGGAGGAAGGCATCCACTACCCTAACCTGCCTGCGGTACAAGCCATCAACAGGCTTGAATATGAAGCGGGGCTGATCCGTCTCGGCACCGGTGAGCCTGCGCCCGGGCTGCTGCCCGGCGAGTCGATGCGCCAGGTGCTGCTCGAGCTGGCACAGAACCCGCTTCCGCCGCTCTCTTACGAAGAGCCGCTTGGCAGCCTTAGTCTTCGCAGAGCGGTCAGCCAGGAGCTGTCGAAGAACGGAATAGCGGCCGATCCGTCTTCCATCCTCATTACCTCGGGCGCGCTGCAGGGTCTGCAGCTCATTGCGCTGGGCCTGCTTCCGCGGGGCTCGACGGTGCTGCTGGAGAAGCCCTCCTACCTGTATTCCATCCACGCCTTCCAGTCGGCGGGGGTGAAATTCAGCGGCCTGCCGATGGACAAAGATGGCCTCTTACCGGATCAGCTGGCAGCCGCAGCCATCCGTAGCAAGGCGGCCATGCTCTACACCATCCCTAGCTTCCATAATCCCACCGGAATTGTAATGGATGCGGGACGGCGGAACGCCTTAATGGACATTGCAGGCGGACTTGGACTGCCCATTCTCGAGGATGGGGCTTATCAGGATCTATGGCTGGATGATCGCCCGCCCAACCCCCTGAAAGCCCGGGACCGCGAGGGAAGAGTGCTCCACCTGGGCACGCTGTCGAAGGCGGCAAGCCCCGGCCTGCGCATCGGCTGGATTGTCGGCCCGGAGCCGGTAGTCCGCCGGCTGGCCGATATCAAGATGCAGACCGATTACGGCGCAAGCTCCCTGTCGCAGCTCGCCGCCGCGCGCTGGCTGGAAGGCGGTTATCATGAGCAGCATCTCATCCTGTTACGCGGAAAACTGCGGCGGCGGCGCGATTTCATGCTGCAGCTGCTTGATATCCATTTTGCGGGGCTGGCTTCCTGGAGCATTCCGGCCGGAGGTTTCTACATCTGGCTCTCCCTGAATGGAACTCTTTCGCTGCGCCGGCTCTTCAAGGCTGCACTACAGGCTGGAGTACTCCTGAATACAGGGGATCTGTATGACCGCAGCGACAGCAGACATCTCCGCCTGTCCTTCGCCTATGCCTCTGAGGATGAGATGGAGCACGGAATAGCAGCCTTGGCAAATATCATAATTAATCAAATGACATAA
- a CDS encoding TetR family transcriptional regulator, giving the protein MNKPSAFLSKTEILDAAEQTLRRFGPDKTSVTDVAKLLGVSHGTLYRHFPSKAALREAVTERWLDELILAPLTEIAAAAAAGNALEQLRKYIAKLIELKHHYAEQDSEMFKMYASVTEEASELIDTHIQRIISQMGSVIDKGIQEGTISPIAGTEMIARSLFYATARFHHPSHAYEWHSGSIGQEFEQLWTILARGLAAVTS; this is encoded by the coding sequence GTGAACAAACCAAGCGCTTTTTTAAGCAAGACGGAAATATTGGACGCCGCTGAACAGACCTTGCGCAGGTTCGGCCCTGACAAAACCTCAGTGACCGATGTAGCCAAGCTGCTGGGCGTCAGCCATGGTACCTTGTACCGGCATTTTCCCAGCAAAGCGGCATTGCGGGAGGCTGTAACGGAAAGATGGCTGGACGAGTTGATTCTTGCCCCTCTGACAGAGATCGCGGCAGCTGCAGCAGCCGGAAATGCTCTGGAGCAGCTAAGGAAATATATCGCGAAGCTGATCGAGCTTAAACATCACTACGCCGAGCAGGACAGCGAAATGTTCAAGATGTATGCATCTGTTACGGAAGAAGCCTCCGAGCTCATTGACACTCATATTCAGCGGATTATCAGCCAGATGGGCAGTGTAATCGACAAAGGCATTCAGGAAGGCACGATTTCGCCAATCGCCGGTACGGAGATGATTGCCCGTTCACTTTTTTACGCGACGGCACGGTTCCACCATCCTTCCCATGCCTATGAATGGCATAGCGGGAGCATCGGACAGGAATTCGAACAGCTCTGGACAATACTTGCCAGAGGCCTCGCGGCTGTCACCAGTTAA
- a CDS encoding SDR family oxidoreductase — MNQNLQGKVAIITGSSRGIGRSVAERLAEQGAAVIINYSSSPKQAEAVVQGIQEKGGKAAALQADISKPAQIEQLFKDTKELFGKIDIVVNNAGIMINSLIGAATEEEFDKQFAINVKGTYFSCQQAFFHLEEGGRVINFSTSVNGQMFPAYSIYAGTKGAVEQFTRQLAKEFGAKGITINAVAPGPVATDLFLEGKSEAQLEGLKKANAFGRLGQPEDIAGAVSFLAGEESKWITGQTLRVNGGFI, encoded by the coding sequence ATGAATCAAAACCTGCAGGGTAAGGTAGCTATCATTACGGGGTCCTCTAGAGGGATCGGACGGAGCGTTGCGGAGAGATTGGCGGAGCAAGGGGCCGCTGTAATCATTAACTATTCCAGCAGTCCTAAACAAGCTGAGGCTGTGGTGCAGGGTATCCAGGAAAAAGGCGGAAAGGCAGCCGCCCTTCAGGCCGACATCAGCAAACCCGCGCAGATTGAGCAGTTGTTCAAGGATACCAAGGAGCTGTTCGGCAAGATTGATATCGTGGTCAACAACGCCGGAATCATGATAAACAGCCTCATCGGCGCAGCTACTGAGGAGGAATTCGACAAGCAGTTTGCCATCAATGTCAAAGGGACCTACTTCTCCTGCCAGCAGGCTTTCTTCCATCTGGAAGAGGGCGGCCGGGTCATTAATTTCTCCACCTCGGTCAATGGCCAAATGTTCCCGGCTTACAGCATCTATGCCGGAACGAAAGGTGCAGTAGAACAATTCACCCGCCAGCTCGCCAAGGAATTCGGGGCCAAAGGCATTACGATCAACGCAGTTGCGCCGGGGCCGGTTGCCACGGATTTATTCCTCGAAGGCAAATCCGAGGCACAGCTTGAAGGGCTGAAGAAAGCCAATGCTTTTGGCCGCCTGGGCCAGCCTGAGGATATTGCCGGAGCCGTCAGCTTCCTCGCTGGGGAAGAGTCCAAGTGGATTACCGGACAAACGCTGCGCGTAAACGGCGGATTTATTTAA
- a CDS encoding sensor histidine kinase produces MRRLGRIVREILGMGILIAALYVSWNGGYYGVKLLSGHFEWSLSPYGSGLLVMALQFLILFVVGGSVALIGHARGDERAFYIPILTAMRQISKGNFKVELENSKRYGQFGGIVEGINEMASELGRMEIMRQDFISNVSHEIQSPLTSIRGFARALREEGLSADNRRHYLDIIEAEGSRLSGLSDNLLKLSALEAGSFPFEVKSYRLDKQLQDMILASEPQWLDKEIELEAELEEVSVDAVQDLMSQVWTNLLHNSIKFTPEGGHITIRVHHAEGQAIVEIRDSGIGIAEEELPRIFERFYKADKARSASGGGSGLGLSLVKKIVDLHNGTINVTSRPGEGTACTVSLPLRLK; encoded by the coding sequence ATGAGAAGACTTGGCAGGATTGTGAGAGAGATCCTTGGAATGGGGATATTGATCGCTGCCCTCTATGTTTCCTGGAATGGAGGATATTACGGAGTAAAGCTGCTGTCGGGACATTTTGAATGGTCTCTGTCCCCTTATGGATCGGGGCTGCTTGTTATGGCGCTGCAGTTTCTCATTCTTTTCGTTGTGGGCGGTAGCGTAGCTCTTATCGGACATGCCAGGGGGGATGAGAGAGCTTTCTATATTCCCATCCTGACAGCAATGCGGCAAATTTCCAAAGGCAATTTCAAGGTGGAGCTGGAAAACAGCAAGCGTTACGGGCAGTTTGGCGGAATCGTGGAGGGGATTAATGAAATGGCCAGCGAGCTGGGCCGGATGGAGATTATGCGCCAGGATTTCATCTCCAATGTCTCACATGAGATCCAGTCGCCGCTGACCTCGATTCGCGGATTCGCCCGTGCGCTGCGGGAAGAGGGCCTTAGTGCAGACAACCGGAGACATTATCTGGACATCATCGAAGCAGAGGGCAGCCGGCTCTCCGGGCTCAGCGACAATCTGCTGAAGCTGTCGGCATTGGAGGCGGGCAGCTTTCCGTTTGAAGTGAAGTCATACCGGCTGGACAAACAGCTGCAAGATATGATTCTGGCCTCGGAGCCGCAGTGGCTGGATAAAGAGATCGAGTTGGAAGCCGAGCTGGAGGAGGTTTCGGTGGACGCTGTGCAGGATCTGATGAGCCAGGTATGGACCAATCTGCTGCATAACAGTATCAAATTTACCCCTGAGGGCGGGCATATCACTATACGCGTGCATCACGCAGAGGGTCAAGCCATTGTGGAAATCAGGGACAGCGGCATAGGCATCGCCGAGGAGGAGCTGCCCCGCATCTTTGAACGATTCTACAAGGCCGATAAAGCGAGAAGCGCCAGCGGAGGCGGGAGCGGACTGGGATTGTCACTGGTGAAGAAAATCGTAGATTTGCATAACGGGACGATAAACGTAACAAGCCGTCCCGGTGAGGGGACGGCTTGTACGGTGAGCCTGCCATTGCGGCTTAAATAA
- a CDS encoding response regulator transcription factor encodes MAKILVVDDDPHIRELVELFLRAEGMDEVYGASDGVEALRLLEDNSVDLAIIDVMMPKMDGWELCRALRESYDFPILMLTAKGETSQIVKGFELGTDDYLVKPFEPLVLIARVKALLKRYQISSAQSVNVGNLRMNRKTYEAFSEFGEITLPLKEFELLFKLASYPGQTLTRDRLIEEIWGYDFGGNERTLDVHVGRLRERFPREKYGFNIRTVRGLGYRLEVVNG; translated from the coding sequence ATGGCCAAAATACTGGTAGTGGACGACGATCCGCACATCCGCGAATTGGTGGAGCTGTTTCTGAGAGCTGAGGGGATGGATGAGGTCTACGGCGCTTCCGATGGGGTGGAGGCGCTGCGGCTGCTTGAGGACAACAGCGTGGATCTGGCGATCATCGATGTGATGATGCCCAAGATGGATGGCTGGGAGCTGTGCCGCGCGCTGCGGGAAAGCTATGATTTTCCCATTCTGATGTTGACAGCCAAAGGGGAAACCTCACAAATTGTTAAAGGATTCGAGCTGGGTACGGACGATTATCTGGTGAAGCCGTTTGAACCGCTGGTGCTGATCGCCAGAGTTAAAGCGTTGCTGAAGCGGTACCAGATTTCCTCCGCACAGAGTGTAAACGTCGGAAATTTGCGGATGAACCGCAAGACTTATGAAGCCTTCTCGGAGTTTGGGGAAATCACGCTGCCGCTGAAGGAATTCGAGCTGCTGTTCAAGCTGGCAAGCTATCCCGGGCAGACATTGACGCGCGACAGGCTGATTGAAGAAATCTGGGGTTATGATTTTGGGGGCAATGAACGGACGCTGGATGTGCATGTGGGCCGTCTGCGCGAACGTTTCCCCCGGGAAAAATATGGCTTCAATATCCGTACCGTCCGTGGGCTGGGCTACCGTCTGGAGGTGGTTAATGGATGA